One genomic segment of Chitinophaga parva includes these proteins:
- a CDS encoding nuclear transport factor 2 family protein has translation MNLPKVVADLVSAQNNFDSVAYANCFIETAVVFDEGKTHNGKKEIEHWIEKVNKEYQATMKPLEYSAIEHTLKTEVSGTFPGSPITMTYHYEFADGLIQSLKIV, from the coding sequence ATGAACTTACCGAAAGTAGTAGCAGATTTAGTAAGCGCACAAAACAATTTTGATAGTGTTGCTTATGCAAATTGTTTTATCGAAACAGCCGTAGTTTTTGATGAGGGCAAAACGCACAACGGAAAAAAAGAAATAGAACATTGGATAGAAAAAGTAAACAAAGAATATCAGGCAACGATGAAGCCCCTTGAATATTCAGCAATCGAACATACATTGAAAACTGAAGTTTCAGGAACGTTTCCCGGAAGTCCGATTACAATGACTTATCATTATGAATTCGCGGATGGATTAATTCAATCGCTTAAAATCGTGTAA
- a CDS encoding SDR family oxidoreductase — MNQDFNFNNELSGKIALVTGGTKGTGRAIAERLIQAGSTVIITARNAPEKENSNVHFIPSDLSTAEGTQKVISEVLSTYGKLDILVNNLGSSSTPAGGFTVLSDEDWESTLQANLLAPVRLDRGFLPQMIDRKSGVIIHMASIQGKLPLYDSTLPYAAAKAGLINYSKSLSNEVTPKGVRVLTVSPGWIRTENVKGWLETIAQSSNISIEEAQQSVLDALGGIPFGRPAEPEEVAELVGFLVSPRAGYLTGTNFVIDGGTVPTI; from the coding sequence ATGAACCAAGATTTTAATTTCAACAATGAATTATCGGGTAAAATTGCCTTGGTAACAGGAGGAACAAAAGGAACCGGGAGAGCAATCGCCGAAAGGCTTATACAAGCTGGTTCAACAGTTATTATTACCGCACGAAACGCACCGGAAAAAGAAAACAGCAACGTGCATTTCATTCCCTCCGATTTAAGTACAGCAGAAGGAACACAAAAAGTAATCAGCGAAGTGCTATCAACTTATGGAAAACTGGATATTCTTGTGAACAACCTTGGTTCTTCATCAACACCCGCTGGTGGTTTTACCGTATTAAGTGATGAGGATTGGGAATCAACTTTACAAGCTAATTTGCTTGCTCCTGTTCGGCTGGACAGAGGATTTTTACCACAAATGATAGATCGAAAAAGTGGTGTTATCATTCACATGGCTTCAATACAGGGTAAATTACCGCTCTATGATTCAACTTTGCCGTATGCAGCTGCCAAAGCAGGATTGATAAATTACAGCAAAAGTTTATCAAATGAAGTTACGCCAAAAGGTGTTCGTGTACTAACTGTTTCGCCAGGATGGATACGCACGGAAAATGTAAAAGGATGGCTGGAAACAATTGCCCAGAGTTCAAATATTTCTATTGAGGAGGCTCAACAGAGTGTGCTGGATGCTTTGGGTGGGATACCTTTTGGAAGACCTGCCGAACCAGAAGAAGTAGCGGAATTAGTTGGTTTTCTTGTTTCACCAAGAGCTGGTTATTTAACAGGAACAAACTTTGTAATAGATGGCGGCACCGTACCAACAATCTAA
- a CDS encoding winged helix-turn-helix transcriptional regulator — translation MYERKFLPNLNCGLDLVGEVLYGKWKVRLLWFIHEGNKRPSELQRKIPDATRRVLNIQLKELEDHELITKKIYPVVPPKVEYSLTEFGQTLIPVISALGDWGDKNEAHLRSVILKHLTSGSE, via the coding sequence ATGTATGAAAGAAAGTTTTTGCCGAACCTAAATTGTGGGTTAGATTTAGTTGGCGAAGTGCTTTACGGAAAATGGAAAGTCCGTTTGTTGTGGTTCATTCACGAAGGAAATAAGCGTCCGAGTGAATTACAACGAAAAATTCCCGATGCAACAAGGCGCGTGCTAAACATTCAGTTAAAAGAACTGGAAGACCACGAATTGATTACAAAGAAAATTTATCCTGTCGTACCGCCGAAAGTAGAATACAGTTTAACCGAGTTTGGGCAAACTCTAATTCCTGTAATTTCTGCGTTGGGAGATTGGGGCGACAAAAATGAAGCGCATTTACGTTCAGTTATTTTAAAGCATTTGACCTCCGGAAGTGAGTAG
- a CDS encoding YwbE family protein, which yields MNGQYRKDIYPGLEVAIILKKDQRSGKRTYGIVKDLLTSAAFHSRGIKVRLEDGQIGRVVETDAVDPEGE from the coding sequence ATGAACGGACAATACAGAAAAGACATCTATCCTGGCCTGGAAGTGGCCATCATTTTGAAAAAGGACCAGCGCAGCGGTAAGCGTACCTATGGCATTGTGAAAGATCTGCTGACCTCCGCGGCGTTTCATTCAAGGGGGATAAAAGTGCGACTGGAGGATGGACAGATAGGAAGGGTTGTGGAGACGGATGCGGTGGATCCCGAGGGAGAGTAA
- a CDS encoding ribosomal maturation YjgA family protein, whose amino-acid sequence MKFRFNTRYFVLAVLLFIIEVLIARYLHDEFVRPYVGDFLVVILIYCFVCSFVQAQVFPLAVGVLIFAYLVEISQYFHLVKWLGWEHSRLANVVLGNFFTWNDMVCYTLGIGVVLLVNKLAGRW is encoded by the coding sequence ATGAAATTTCGTTTTAACACCCGGTACTTTGTGCTCGCTGTTTTACTTTTTATTATTGAAGTCCTGATTGCGCGTTACCTGCACGATGAATTTGTGCGGCCATACGTAGGCGATTTTCTGGTGGTGATCCTGATCTATTGCTTTGTATGCAGTTTTGTGCAGGCGCAGGTGTTTCCACTCGCGGTGGGCGTGTTGATATTTGCGTACCTGGTGGAGATCTCGCAATACTTTCATCTGGTGAAATGGTTAGGATGGGAACATTCCCGGCTGGCAAATGTGGTATTGGGAAACTTCTTTACCTGGAACGATATGGTTTGTTACACGCTGGGGATCGGAGTGGTATTACTTGTAAATAAGCTTGCGGGCAGGTGGTAA
- the rhuM gene encoding RhuM family protein: protein MRPKCNRQVFLDSSKGREQICKTQDREAFPGYDYFRRYRVKSAQGTQFRIWANKVWKEHLVKGYSLNEKHSQEQQA, encoded by the coding sequence ATTAGACCAAAGTGCAACCGTCAAGTATTCCTTGACAGTTCGAAAGGAAGGGAACAGATCTGTAAAACGCAAGACAGAGAAGCATTCCCTGGATATGATTATTTCCGTAGGTACCGGGTTAAATCAGCGCAAGGCACCCAATTCCGGATCTGGGCCAACAAGGTATGGAAAGAACACCTTGTCAAAGGTTATTCGCTCAACGAAAAACACTCCCAGGAGCAACAAGCGTAG
- a CDS encoding glycosyl hydrolase family 28-related protein: MKSQQLLLLLLLCPVLLLARQKPGAAIPWTTYEAENMRTSGQVLGPQYGPYRVETESSGQRCVQLKGKGQYVEFTALANANALVVRYSLPDAGKGGGLKSTFGIYRNGQLVKDCHVTSRYCYLYGKYPFSNDPDSGKVRNFYDELRLRDVAVRKGDIVRIALDCKAGDITRCIIDMADLEQVAPALAMPVNALSLADFSDGGTDYTDAMRKCIAAAASGGKTVWLPVGTYKITGDIVVPSGVIIQGAGMWYSVLEGDENAYASANKRVRIKGTGSNIHLADFAITGKLNYRNDSETNDGIFGTYGTGSTISRLWIEHTKVGMWIENSEGLVVEGCRLRNTIADGINFCVGMRGCVMRNCTARGGGDDCFAIWPAPFRKQEYVPGHNVIENCTGQLVFLANGAAIYGGDSNTVRNCIFTDITPGCGVLISNTFPTSRKGSDNNFTGTTLVEDCELRTCGGFDHEWNWRAALEICVDKRDISGLVIRDVEMENSLSNGINVRARNAGDKIGSLQNTLLERVKVAKVGLGMRNAYGLFVNDGAHGSLMVRACELGVIKNDAGTFTLQ; the protein is encoded by the coding sequence ATGAAAAGCCAACAACTCCTGCTGCTATTGTTATTATGTCCCGTGCTGTTGCTGGCCCGGCAAAAGCCTGGTGCAGCCATTCCCTGGACCACTTACGAGGCCGAAAACATGCGTACCAGCGGACAGGTACTGGGGCCACAATATGGCCCTTACCGCGTAGAAACGGAATCTTCCGGGCAACGTTGCGTACAGCTGAAGGGAAAAGGGCAATACGTGGAATTTACCGCGCTGGCCAATGCCAATGCACTGGTGGTGCGTTACAGCCTTCCCGATGCCGGAAAGGGTGGCGGGTTGAAGTCTACCTTTGGTATTTACAGGAACGGGCAGTTGGTGAAGGATTGCCATGTCACCTCCCGTTACTGTTACCTGTACGGCAAGTATCCCTTCAGCAATGACCCGGATTCCGGCAAAGTGAGAAACTTTTATGATGAGCTACGCCTGCGGGACGTGGCGGTGCGCAAAGGGGATATAGTGCGGATAGCGCTGGATTGTAAAGCAGGAGACATCACCCGTTGCATCATTGACATGGCAGACCTGGAGCAGGTGGCGCCCGCGCTGGCCATGCCAGTTAATGCCTTGTCCCTGGCGGATTTCAGCGATGGCGGCACAGACTACACGGATGCAATGCGCAAGTGCATTGCGGCGGCTGCATCCGGTGGCAAAACAGTGTGGCTGCCGGTGGGCACCTATAAGATCACCGGCGATATTGTGGTGCCGTCCGGCGTTATCATCCAGGGAGCCGGCATGTGGTACAGTGTGCTGGAAGGCGACGAAAATGCGTATGCTTCCGCGAACAAACGCGTGCGCATTAAAGGTACCGGCAGCAATATCCACCTGGCAGACTTTGCCATCACCGGCAAGCTGAATTACCGCAACGACAGTGAAACCAATGACGGCATTTTTGGCACTTACGGGACCGGCTCTACGATCAGCCGGCTCTGGATAGAACATACCAAAGTAGGCATGTGGATAGAAAACTCGGAAGGGCTGGTGGTGGAAGGCTGCCGGCTGCGCAATACCATTGCCGATGGTATTAATTTTTGTGTGGGCATGCGAGGGTGCGTGATGCGCAATTGCACAGCCCGTGGTGGTGGCGATGATTGCTTTGCCATATGGCCGGCGCCCTTCCGCAAGCAGGAGTATGTGCCGGGACATAATGTTATTGAAAACTGCACCGGGCAGTTGGTTTTCCTGGCTAATGGTGCGGCCATTTACGGTGGCGATAGCAACACAGTACGCAATTGTATTTTCACGGATATTACGCCCGGCTGCGGTGTGCTGATCAGCAATACCTTCCCTACCTCCCGGAAAGGATCGGATAATAATTTCACGGGCACTACGCTGGTGGAGGATTGTGAGCTTCGCACCTGTGGCGGGTTTGATCATGAGTGGAACTGGCGGGCGGCATTGGAGATCTGCGTGGATAAGCGGGATATTTCGGGGCTGGTGATCCGTGATGTGGAGATGGAGAATAGCTTGTCAAATGGTATTAATGTGCGGGCGAGGAACGCGGGTGATAAAATTGGAAGTTTGCAAAATACGTTACTGGAACGGGTGAAAGTGGCTAAAGTAGGATTAGGTATGAGGAATGCTTATGGATTATTTGTAAATGACGGGGCGCATGGAAGCCTCATGGTGAGGGCATGTGAGTTGGGTGTTATTAAGAATGATGCCGGTACATTTACTTTACAATAG
- a CDS encoding linear amide C-N hydrolase has product MQPRRRPLLTTGPAINSGRRTLHLSISDASGDNAIFEYINSKLVVYHDHAYTVMTALYHMVSLHQSIPTFPLPGGAPSLIRKTWCIILSRPFHPTPSG; this is encoded by the coding sequence TTGCAGCCACGGCGAAGGCCGCTTTTGACCACTGGACCAGCCATTAACTCAGGCAGGAGAACTTTGCATCTTTCCATTTCTGATGCATCCGGCGACAATGCTATCTTTGAATACATTAACAGCAAGCTGGTAGTGTATCACGACCACGCCTATACGGTGATGACTGCTCTGTACCATATGGTATCACTACACCAGAGCATCCCAACATTTCCACTACCTGGTGGCGCGCCGTCTCTGATCAGAAAAACCTGGTGTATTATTTTGAGCAGGCCCTTTCACCCAACACCTTCTGGATAA
- the bla gene encoding class A beta-lactamase has protein sequence MHHFKMLFGALLATLPVSAQTSLHQQFQDIAAQAKGRVAVYAQVLETGDTASLNAHVHAPMQSVYKFPIAMAVLHTVDQGKLKLDQPVHVTKADYIRVGHSPLRDAHPDGNIDVTVRELLRYNVAESDGSACDVLLHLLGGTAAADKYIHSLGVKEISIATTEKVQTENERIQYRNWSTAAGLVQLLHIFYTGRKLSPSSQQLLMDLMVNSTPGAHRIKGQLPAGTVVAHKTGTSGTHDGLTRATNDTGIITLPNGQHVLLAVLVTDSRADEATREQVIAATAKAAFDHWTSH, from the coding sequence ATGCACCACTTTAAAATGCTCTTTGGCGCCTTGTTGGCCACTCTTCCCGTTTCCGCCCAAACGTCCCTCCATCAACAATTCCAGGACATTGCAGCCCAGGCGAAGGGCCGTGTGGCCGTATATGCGCAGGTACTGGAAACCGGCGATACCGCCTCCCTCAATGCCCACGTGCATGCGCCCATGCAAAGCGTGTATAAGTTCCCGATTGCCATGGCGGTGCTGCATACAGTGGACCAGGGCAAACTGAAACTGGACCAGCCCGTCCACGTAACCAAAGCGGACTACATCCGCGTGGGCCACAGCCCCCTGCGTGATGCGCACCCGGATGGCAACATAGACGTAACCGTGCGGGAACTGCTGCGTTACAACGTGGCCGAAAGTGATGGTAGCGCCTGCGATGTGCTGTTGCATTTATTGGGGGGCACCGCTGCCGCCGATAAATACATACACAGCCTGGGCGTGAAGGAGATCAGCATTGCCACTACAGAAAAAGTGCAGACGGAAAATGAACGGATACAATACCGCAACTGGTCTACCGCGGCGGGCCTGGTACAATTACTCCACATCTTCTATACCGGCAGGAAGCTCTCCCCTTCCAGCCAGCAGCTGCTCATGGACCTGATGGTCAACTCTACGCCGGGCGCCCACCGCATTAAAGGGCAACTGCCTGCCGGCACCGTTGTAGCGCATAAAACCGGCACCTCCGGCACGCACGATGGCCTTACCCGCGCTACCAACGATACAGGCATCATTACCCTGCCCAATGGACAGCACGTGCTCCTGGCCGTGCTGGTCACAGATTCCCGGGCAGATGAGGCCACGCGGGAGCAGGTAATTGCAGCCACGGCGAAGGCCGCTTTTGACCACTGGACCAGCCATTAA
- a CDS encoding carboxymuconolactone decarboxylase family protein → MKAFPVPTREQVNEKAQAHFDQYTKLIGRMPNLYAAIGYSGNELDAYLAFVQAQARGSFHGKEREAVYLIVSELNGCEYCLASHTQSAIKMGWKLEETVQLRAGLYENGHWPVLYKVIKSIIDNRGSVADELLEAFTATGYSPAALVDLLGLVSVMSFTNYAYRLLRVPVDFPPAPPLP, encoded by the coding sequence ATGAAAGCATTTCCCGTTCCCACCCGTGAGCAGGTCAATGAAAAAGCACAGGCGCACTTTGACCAATACACAAAACTGATAGGGCGCATGCCCAATCTCTATGCCGCCATTGGTTACTCCGGCAATGAGCTGGATGCTTACCTGGCATTTGTGCAAGCCCAGGCCAGGGGCTCATTTCACGGCAAGGAGCGCGAGGCGGTGTACCTCATCGTGTCTGAACTGAACGGCTGTGAATACTGCCTGGCATCGCACACCCAGTCTGCCATAAAAATGGGATGGAAGCTGGAAGAAACCGTTCAACTACGTGCAGGCCTGTACGAAAATGGACACTGGCCGGTGCTCTATAAAGTGATCAAGTCCATTATTGACAACCGGGGCAGCGTGGCAGACGAACTACTGGAAGCCTTTACAGCAACGGGCTACAGCCCGGCAGCGCTGGTAGACCTACTGGGATTGGTGAGTGTAATGAGCTTTACCAATTATGCATACCGCCTGTTGCGGGTGCCGGTAGATTTTCCGCCGGCTCCCCCACTGCCTTAA
- a CDS encoding NADP-dependent oxidoreductase translates to MKAITLEQPGGVENLQYTDLPIPALQPGEVLIKTKSLSINPVDVKSRAGKGLYGRFKDFKPLILGWDISGEVAAVSPDVKDIKPGDAVFGMVNFPGHGQAYAAYVAAPAAHLALKPDNIPYEDAAAATLAALTAYQFLYHEYNIVPGQRVLIHAAAGGVGHYAVQLARLAGAYVIGTASAQNADFVKALGADEVIDYKAHRFEDVVSEVDFVLDAIGGENIDRSLKVIKKGGTIISIPSGLNADVVEKARALGIHGAFHLVASSGKDMQAIAALLAEGKLKSNVSEVFTFDQMREAHLALERGVKRGKIVINV, encoded by the coding sequence ATGAAAGCAATTACCCTGGAACAACCTGGCGGTGTAGAAAATCTTCAATACACAGACCTTCCCATCCCGGCCCTGCAGCCGGGGGAAGTATTGATAAAAACCAAATCCCTGAGCATTAACCCTGTAGACGTAAAATCCCGCGCAGGCAAGGGTTTATACGGCCGTTTTAAAGACTTTAAGCCTCTCATCCTGGGTTGGGATATTTCCGGTGAGGTGGCAGCCGTGAGCCCGGATGTAAAAGATATTAAACCGGGCGATGCAGTGTTTGGTATGGTGAACTTTCCCGGTCATGGGCAGGCTTACGCAGCCTATGTAGCTGCACCTGCCGCCCACCTGGCCCTGAAGCCGGACAACATCCCGTATGAAGATGCCGCAGCCGCGACCCTGGCTGCGCTCACTGCTTACCAATTCCTGTATCATGAATACAACATTGTTCCCGGCCAGCGGGTACTGATCCATGCTGCGGCCGGCGGTGTAGGCCACTATGCGGTGCAACTGGCCAGGCTGGCCGGCGCCTACGTAATAGGTACTGCCTCCGCGCAAAACGCGGACTTTGTGAAAGCGCTGGGTGCGGATGAGGTGATCGACTATAAGGCGCACCGTTTTGAAGACGTGGTAAGTGAGGTGGATTTTGTGCTGGATGCCATTGGCGGGGAGAATATTGACCGTTCATTAAAGGTGATCAAAAAAGGCGGGACCATCATCAGCATTCCCTCCGGGCTTAATGCGGACGTGGTAGAAAAAGCCCGGGCACTGGGCATCCATGGTGCATTTCACCTGGTGGCATCCAGCGGTAAGGATATGCAGGCCATCGCAGCATTATTGGCCGAAGGCAAACTGAAATCCAACGTGTCAGAAGTATTTACTTTTGACCAGATGCGGGAAGCCCACCTGGCATTGGAAAGAGGGGTGAAGCGGGGCAAGATCGTGATCAATGTGTAA
- a CDS encoding AraC family transcriptional regulator — MQKENLYQPYEIEVKTLEEGPAPGHVHSFFELVYVLEGTGIQCINNHEFSYFPNHMFLITPEDCHAFKVQTATRFFFMRFNDAYIASGSLKADRQRHRAFNQRLEFILQSANHQPGCILWKQDDKLLMRPLLEAMARELSNRELYSQEIIEQFVNTVLWIVVRNIARTLPQKVDAVSAEKTQDILQYIHTNIYEPEMLRAPVIAGHFGISVNYLGKYFKKHTAETLQQYITTYKLKLVEKRLLHSDMRINEIAMELNFADESHLNRIFKKYQGMSPTAYRKSRRRVAV, encoded by the coding sequence ATGCAAAAGGAAAATCTGTACCAGCCCTATGAAATAGAAGTAAAAACCCTGGAAGAAGGCCCCGCACCGGGCCACGTGCACAGCTTCTTTGAGCTGGTGTATGTGCTGGAAGGCACGGGCATCCAGTGTATCAACAACCATGAGTTTTCCTATTTTCCTAACCATATGTTCCTCATTACCCCGGAAGATTGCCACGCGTTTAAAGTGCAAACGGCCACGCGCTTTTTCTTCATGCGGTTTAATGATGCCTACATTGCTTCCGGCAGCCTGAAGGCAGACCGCCAGCGCCACCGTGCTTTCAACCAGCGCCTGGAGTTTATCCTGCAGAGTGCCAACCACCAGCCAGGCTGCATTCTGTGGAAACAGGATGATAAGCTGCTGATGAGGCCCTTGCTGGAGGCCATGGCACGGGAACTGTCAAACCGGGAGCTTTATAGCCAGGAGATCATTGAGCAGTTTGTAAACACGGTACTCTGGATCGTGGTGCGCAACATAGCCCGCACCCTGCCCCAGAAAGTGGACGCCGTTTCAGCGGAAAAAACACAGGACATCCTGCAGTATATCCATACAAATATCTATGAGCCGGAAATGCTGCGCGCACCTGTGATAGCAGGGCATTTCGGCATTTCTGTAAATTACCTGGGCAAGTATTTTAAGAAGCATACAGCAGAAACCCTGCAGCAATACATCACCACCTACAAACTGAAGCTGGTGGAAAAGCGCCTGTTGCACAGTGATATGCGCATCAATGAAATTGCCATGGAACTTAATTTTGCAGATGAAAGTCACCTGAACCGCATTTTCAAAAAGTACCAGGGTATGAGCCCCACCGCTTACCGGAAGTCCAGGCGGCGCGTGGCGGTTTAA
- the yiaA gene encoding inner membrane protein YiaA, whose translation MTQKPSNAFVAASWIALLLGISGFIVGLWNATGMQLNEKGYYFTVLMYGLFAAVSVQKCVRDRLEGIPVTDIYYGLSWFSILLTIVLLTVGLWNATLLPSEKGFYAFAFLLSVFGAITVQKNTRDAQAAKKPEQQRIPIEVDA comes from the coding sequence ATGACCCAAAAGCCTTCAAATGCATTTGTAGCGGCATCCTGGATTGCCCTGCTACTTGGAATTTCAGGTTTTATTGTTGGCCTCTGGAACGCCACCGGCATGCAACTCAATGAGAAAGGTTATTATTTCACGGTGTTAATGTATGGCCTCTTTGCAGCAGTGTCTGTGCAGAAATGTGTGCGCGACCGCCTGGAAGGCATTCCTGTAACCGACATTTATTATGGGCTGAGCTGGTTCTCTATCCTGCTTACCATTGTGCTCCTCACCGTGGGGCTGTGGAATGCTACACTGTTGCCCAGTGAAAAAGGCTTCTATGCTTTTGCATTCCTGCTTAGTGTGTTTGGCGCTATTACGGTGCAGAAGAACACCCGCGATGCCCAGGCCGCTAAAAAGCCCGAACAGCAACGCATTCCGATAGAGGTGGACGCCTGA